One Tautonia marina DNA window includes the following coding sequences:
- a CDS encoding ascorbate-dependent monooxygenase → MTRYAIAGTLAACLLVGLGTGGGSAFGTEGADVPTYHRDVAPILQRHCQDCHRPGEVAPFSLLEYDHARRRASDLLLVVEERRMPPWPASKDFGGPFRDERILSDAEIDTLQRWLDADTPEGDPADAPEPLTFAGDWPMGEPDLILTMAEPYALGAEGDDEFRVFVLPTDLPEDRWIRAVDFKPGNRRVVHHVIAGTDTSGRARELDAEDETPGYSAVGGFGDGVPIRSFLPIWVPGSTPRDAPEDAGYLLPKGADVLIQVHYHKSGKVEEDATAIGLYFSDEPLGREVRTGFVFPDVSMFQAMKARAAMQEKGGRPGLNEFMREVLVIPPGEANYEVKGSTRQGGVMGRPLGRDVLLTAVMPHMHWLGKDFTLTAVLPDETRVPIIRIDRWDFNWQGTYALLEPVFLPEGTWFEMVAHFDNSAENPNNPSHPPVLVRWGDQTNDEMCIGIFEFVPATDADRARSVSRDPSGDAAD, encoded by the coding sequence ATGACTCGGTACGCGATCGCGGGAACGCTGGCCGCCTGCTTGCTGGTCGGCCTGGGGACGGGTGGGGGGTCGGCCTTCGGAACCGAGGGGGCCGACGTGCCGACGTATCATCGAGACGTGGCACCGATCCTTCAGCGTCACTGTCAGGACTGCCACCGGCCGGGAGAGGTCGCGCCGTTCTCGCTGCTGGAGTACGACCACGCCAGGCGGCGGGCGTCGGACCTGCTGCTCGTCGTTGAGGAACGGCGGATGCCCCCCTGGCCGGCCTCGAAGGACTTCGGCGGGCCGTTCCGGGATGAGCGGATCCTGTCGGACGCCGAGATCGACACCCTTCAGCGCTGGCTCGACGCAGACACCCCCGAAGGGGACCCGGCCGACGCCCCCGAGCCCCTCACCTTCGCCGGCGACTGGCCGATGGGTGAGCCGGACCTGATCCTGACGATGGCCGAGCCGTACGCGCTTGGGGCCGAAGGGGACGACGAGTTCCGCGTCTTCGTCTTGCCGACCGATCTGCCCGAGGACCGCTGGATCCGGGCCGTCGACTTCAAGCCGGGCAACCGCCGGGTGGTGCATCACGTGATCGCGGGGACGGATACCTCGGGCCGAGCCCGGGAGCTGGACGCGGAGGACGAGACACCGGGCTACTCGGCCGTCGGCGGGTTCGGCGACGGGGTGCCGATCCGGTCGTTCCTGCCGATCTGGGTGCCGGGCAGCACGCCTCGGGACGCTCCGGAGGACGCCGGCTACCTCTTGCCGAAGGGGGCCGACGTGTTGATCCAGGTGCACTACCACAAGAGCGGCAAGGTGGAGGAGGACGCCACGGCGATCGGCCTCTATTTCTCGGATGAGCCGCTCGGCCGGGAAGTGCGCACGGGGTTCGTCTTCCCGGACGTCTCGATGTTCCAGGCCATGAAGGCCCGCGCGGCGATGCAGGAGAAAGGGGGTCGGCCGGGCCTGAACGAGTTCATGCGCGAGGTGCTTGTGATTCCTCCCGGCGAGGCGAACTATGAGGTGAAAGGATCAACGCGCCAGGGTGGGGTGATGGGTCGGCCGCTCGGTCGAGACGTCCTGCTGACGGCCGTCATGCCTCATATGCACTGGCTGGGCAAGGACTTCACCCTGACCGCCGTCTTGCCCGATGAGACCCGCGTCCCGATCATCCGGATCGACCGCTGGGACTTCAACTGGCAGGGGACCTACGCCCTGCTCGAACCCGTTTTCCTGCCCGAGGGGACCTGGTTCGAGATGGTGGCCCACTTCGACAACTCGGCCGAGAACCCGAACAACCCGAGCCATCCTCCCGTCCTCGTCCGCTGGGGCGACCAGACGAACGACGAGATGTGCATCGGCATCTTCGAGTTCGTTCCCGCCACCGACGCCGACCGCGCCCGCTCTGTCTCGCGCGATCCTTCGGGAGACGCGGCCGATTGA
- a CDS encoding HlyD family secretion protein: protein MTIRQWLLAVAVVAVVTMGVLQWRAARPEELPEGFAQGNGRIEATEIHIATKAPGRLEEVLVDEGDYVVADQVVARMDTSVLEAQFREAEAQHRQAQSAVDAARSNVTQREKDREAAQATIAQRQAELEAEEKHLNRTQQLVGRDAGTVADLDNARALFFRGKAALAAAEANVAAAEAAVTTATLQVIEAEAAVDSAQARIDRLQADLDDAALKAPRDGRVQFRIAQPGEVLAAGGKILNLVDLTDVYMTFFLPTADAGRLAIGTEVRIVLDAVPQYAIPARISFVSSVAQFTPKTVETAEERQKLTFRVRAQVDPDLLREHIDRVKTGLPGMAYVRLDPDAEWPPFLRGIPGDDQP, encoded by the coding sequence ATGACGATCCGACAATGGCTCCTGGCCGTGGCCGTCGTCGCCGTCGTCACGATGGGCGTCCTCCAGTGGAGGGCCGCGCGGCCCGAGGAGCTTCCCGAGGGGTTCGCCCAGGGCAACGGCCGCATCGAGGCCACCGAGATCCACATCGCCACCAAGGCTCCCGGTCGGCTTGAGGAAGTCCTTGTCGACGAGGGCGATTACGTCGTCGCCGACCAGGTCGTCGCCCGGATGGACACCTCGGTCCTCGAAGCCCAGTTTCGCGAGGCCGAGGCGCAGCACCGCCAGGCCCAGAGCGCTGTCGATGCCGCCCGGAGCAACGTCACCCAGCGTGAGAAGGACCGGGAAGCCGCTCAGGCCACCATCGCCCAGCGCCAGGCCGAGCTGGAGGCCGAGGAGAAGCACCTGAACCGTACCCAGCAGCTCGTCGGCCGAGACGCCGGAACCGTCGCCGATCTCGATAACGCCCGCGCGCTCTTTTTTCGAGGCAAGGCGGCCCTCGCCGCGGCCGAGGCCAATGTCGCCGCGGCCGAGGCTGCCGTCACTACCGCCACCTTACAGGTCATCGAGGCCGAGGCCGCCGTCGATTCGGCCCAGGCCCGCATCGATCGGCTTCAGGCCGATCTCGACGATGCCGCCTTGAAGGCCCCGCGCGACGGCCGCGTGCAGTTCCGCATCGCCCAGCCTGGCGAGGTCCTGGCGGCCGGTGGAAAGATCTTGAATCTTGTCGATCTCACCGACGTGTACATGACCTTCTTCCTCCCCACGGCCGACGCCGGCCGCCTGGCGATCGGCACCGAGGTCCGGATCGTCCTCGATGCCGTCCCGCAGTACGCCATCCCGGCCCGGATCTCCTTCGTCTCCAGCGTTGCCCAGTTCACTCCCAAGACGGTCGAGACCGCCGAGGAGCGCCAGAAGCTCACCTTCCGGGTGCGGGCTCAGGTCGATCCCGATCTGCTCCGCGAACACATCGACCGGGTCAAGACCGGCCTGCCGGGGATGGCCTACGTCCGGCTCGACCCCGACGCCGAGTGGCCCCCCTTCCTCCGCGGGATTCCCGGCGATGACCAACCCTGA
- a CDS encoding LysR family transcriptional regulator, giving the protein MDIVQLRSFLKIADLGSFTKAAEELGVSQPALSQQMARLEGELGRPVLERAGRTVRLTDAGRLLLPRAERILALADDTRRELLDDGRAGRVVVAAIPTIAPFLLPPVLREYRREHPGASVQVDEEVTETLLRRCQRGEIDVGVFALPAEAPASLEVEPLFEEELVLALPADHPLARLDAVPLDAVRGEPFVLLGEGHCLSDHIRSFCQQRAVQPISTGKTGQLATVQELVALGHGVSFVPEMARRVDASPHRAYRSMLGDRPRRTIAACWNPDRYQTRLARAFLELLLAYRPSDPA; this is encoded by the coding sequence ATGGACATTGTGCAGCTTCGCTCGTTCCTGAAAATCGCTGACCTGGGCAGCTTTACGAAGGCGGCCGAGGAGCTGGGGGTCTCTCAGCCGGCGCTTAGCCAGCAGATGGCCCGGCTTGAGGGCGAGCTGGGCCGGCCGGTTCTGGAGCGCGCCGGGCGAACGGTCCGCCTGACCGACGCCGGACGATTGCTCCTGCCCCGGGCCGAGCGCATTCTCGCCCTGGCCGACGACACCCGCCGCGAGCTGCTCGACGACGGCCGGGCCGGTCGGGTGGTGGTGGCGGCGATCCCGACGATCGCCCCGTTTTTGCTTCCCCCCGTGCTCCGCGAGTACCGCCGCGAGCACCCAGGGGCCTCGGTCCAGGTCGATGAGGAGGTGACCGAGACCTTGCTCCGCCGTTGCCAGCGCGGCGAGATCGACGTCGGCGTCTTCGCCCTCCCGGCCGAGGCCCCGGCTTCGCTTGAGGTCGAGCCTCTGTTCGAGGAGGAGCTGGTGCTGGCCCTGCCGGCCGACCACCCGCTCGCCCGGCTCGACGCCGTGCCGCTCGACGCCGTCCGGGGCGAGCCGTTCGTCCTGCTCGGCGAGGGGCATTGCCTCTCCGACCACATCCGCAGCTTCTGCCAGCAACGCGCCGTCCAGCCGATCAGCACGGGCAAGACCGGCCAACTGGCCACCGTCCAGGAACTCGTCGCGCTCGGCCACGGCGTCTCGTTCGTCCCCGAGATGGCCCGCCGCGTCGACGCCAGCCCCCACCGCGCCTACCGCTCGATGCTCGGCGACCGCCCCCGCCGCACCATCGCCGCCTGCTGGAACCCCGACCGCTACCAGACCCGCCTCGCCCGCGCCTTCCTGGAACTCCTCCTCGCCTACCGACCGAGCGATCCCGCCTGA
- the rbbA gene encoding ribosome-associated ATPase/putative transporter RbbA: MTNPDPDPGSPVGVDPADLPSPPVVRLAEVTHRYGKVRALDGVSLDLPGGGMVGLIGPDGVGKSSLLGLIAGSRRLQVGRVEVLGGDMSDPRFRRAVSPRIAFMPQGLGKNLYPSLSVFENVAFFGRLFGHDRAERERRIARLLASTGLAPFADRPAGKLSGGMKQKLSLCCALIHDPDLLILDEPTTGIDPLSRRQFWELIDQIRASRPGMSVIVATASMDEAAGFDWLVAMDDGRVLGAGTPAALLDRTGTDSLEAAFIALLPEAKRRGHQPVRIPPRSTLEGEGAEVAIEAQDLTRRFGSFVAVDRVTFRIERGEIFGFLGSNGCGKTTTMKMLTGLLPASEGRAWLFGREVDARDLDTRRRVGYMSQSFSLYSELTVRQNLVLHARLFQVPRSEIPDRVAQAADRFGLDSVLDALPDALPLGLRQRLSLAVALIHRPELLILDEPTSGVDPVARDAFWQFLVDLSRRDGVTIFISTHFVNEAARCDRISLMHAGRVLVSDSPAALVEHRGASSLDEAFIGYLEDAAAETQPQPQVPEPSSSLASAESPPPGVAGVVSTPADPTAIEPSSRFSLRRMLSFSRREGLELIRDPIRLTMAALGSAILMLIMGYGITFDVEGLTFAVLDRDQTALSRDYTWNLAGSRYFIERTPILDDEDLDRRMRSGLLSMAVEIPPGFARDVARGSPVELGVWIDGAMPQRAETILGYVQGMHALWLDQQAETVPDRADPTPPAVVELRYRYNPDVKSVVAMVPATIPLVLLMIPAMLSALSVVREKELGSILNFYVTPTTRLEFLLGKQLPYVVLGMLNFVLLVTIVVTVVDVPMKGSLAAEAAGAFLYVICSTAIGMLVSTFMRSQVAAVFGTTIITILPAVQFCGLLEPVSSLEGTGAMVGRIYPTTHFLTICQGTFSKALGFAELSGSFLPLLIAAPVLIGLSAALLKKQEA, translated from the coding sequence ATGACCAACCCTGACCCTGACCCCGGCTCCCCCGTCGGCGTTGATCCTGCCGATCTCCCCTCCCCGCCGGTCGTTCGCCTCGCCGAGGTCACCCACCGCTACGGCAAGGTCCGCGCCCTTGACGGTGTCAGCCTCGATCTGCCGGGCGGCGGCATGGTCGGCCTGATCGGTCCCGACGGCGTCGGCAAGTCGAGCCTGCTGGGGCTGATTGCCGGTTCCCGGAGGCTCCAGGTCGGGCGCGTCGAGGTCCTCGGCGGCGATATGAGCGATCCGAGGTTCCGCCGCGCGGTCTCCCCCCGCATCGCCTTCATGCCGCAGGGGCTCGGCAAGAATCTTTATCCCTCCCTCTCGGTCTTCGAGAATGTCGCGTTCTTCGGCCGGCTCTTTGGTCACGACCGCGCCGAGCGCGAGCGCCGCATCGCACGGCTGCTCGCCAGCACCGGCCTCGCCCCCTTCGCCGATCGCCCCGCCGGCAAGCTCTCAGGAGGGATGAAGCAGAAGCTCAGCCTCTGCTGCGCCTTGATTCACGACCCCGACCTGTTGATCCTCGACGAGCCGACGACCGGCATCGACCCCCTCTCCCGTCGCCAGTTCTGGGAGCTGATCGACCAGATCCGCGCCTCCCGGCCCGGCATGAGTGTCATCGTGGCGACCGCCTCGATGGACGAGGCCGCCGGCTTCGACTGGCTGGTGGCGATGGACGACGGCCGCGTCCTCGGCGCCGGAACCCCCGCTGCCTTGCTCGATCGTACCGGCACCGACTCGCTCGAAGCGGCCTTCATCGCCCTCTTGCCCGAGGCGAAGCGCCGGGGGCACCAGCCGGTCCGGATCCCCCCCCGATCGACCCTCGAAGGAGAAGGGGCCGAGGTGGCCATCGAGGCCCAGGACCTCACCCGCCGCTTCGGCTCGTTCGTGGCCGTCGATCGCGTCACCTTCCGCATCGAGCGTGGCGAGATCTTCGGCTTCCTCGGCTCCAACGGCTGCGGCAAGACGACCACCATGAAGATGCTCACCGGCCTGCTTCCCGCCAGCGAGGGGCGGGCCTGGCTCTTTGGCCGCGAGGTCGATGCCCGCGACCTCGACACCCGGCGCCGGGTCGGCTACATGTCGCAGTCTTTCTCCCTCTATTCCGAGCTGACCGTCCGCCAAAACCTCGTCTTGCACGCCCGATTGTTCCAGGTGCCGAGGTCGGAGATTCCCGACCGCGTCGCCCAGGCGGCCGATCGCTTCGGCCTCGATTCCGTCCTCGACGCCTTGCCCGACGCCCTCCCGCTCGGCCTCCGCCAGCGCCTTTCGCTGGCCGTTGCCCTGATCCACCGGCCCGAGCTGTTGATCCTCGACGAGCCGACTTCCGGCGTCGATCCGGTCGCCCGAGACGCCTTCTGGCAGTTCCTCGTCGACCTCTCTCGGCGCGACGGCGTGACCATCTTCATCTCCACCCACTTCGTCAACGAGGCCGCCCGCTGCGATCGCATCTCCTTGATGCACGCCGGCCGCGTGCTGGTCAGCGATTCCCCGGCCGCCCTGGTCGAGCATCGCGGCGCATCGAGCCTTGATGAAGCCTTCATCGGCTACCTCGAAGACGCCGCGGCCGAAACCCAACCTCAGCCCCAGGTCCCCGAACCTTCGTCCTCCCTCGCCTCGGCCGAGTCGCCCCCGCCTGGGGTGGCTGGGGTCGTGTCGACCCCCGCGGACCCGACCGCAATCGAGCCGTCATCCCGCTTCAGCCTGCGGCGCATGCTCAGCTTCAGCCGTCGCGAGGGCCTGGAGCTCATCCGAGACCCGATCCGCCTGACGATGGCCGCGCTCGGCAGCGCCATTCTCATGCTCATCATGGGCTACGGCATCACCTTCGATGTCGAAGGCTTGACCTTCGCCGTGCTCGACCGCGACCAGACGGCCCTGAGCCGAGACTACACCTGGAACCTCGCCGGTTCTCGGTACTTCATCGAGCGCACGCCGATCCTCGACGACGAGGACCTCGACCGCCGCATGCGATCGGGATTGCTCAGCATGGCCGTCGAGATCCCTCCCGGCTTCGCCCGAGACGTGGCGCGCGGCTCGCCGGTCGAGCTGGGTGTCTGGATCGACGGCGCCATGCCGCAGCGGGCCGAAACGATCCTCGGCTACGTGCAGGGGATGCACGCCCTCTGGCTCGACCAGCAGGCCGAAACCGTCCCCGACCGAGCCGACCCGACCCCCCCGGCCGTCGTCGAGCTGCGCTATCGCTACAACCCCGACGTCAAGAGCGTCGTGGCGATGGTCCCGGCCACCATTCCGCTCGTCTTGCTGATGATTCCGGCCATGCTCTCGGCTCTGTCCGTGGTCCGCGAGAAGGAGCTGGGCTCGATCCTCAACTTCTACGTCACGCCGACCACCCGCCTGGAGTTCCTCCTCGGCAAGCAGCTTCCGTATGTGGTCCTGGGAATGCTCAACTTCGTGCTGCTGGTCACCATCGTGGTGACGGTTGTGGATGTGCCGATGAAAGGGAGCCTCGCGGCCGAGGCCGCCGGGGCCTTCCTCTACGTCATCTGCTCCACCGCGATCGGCATGCTTGTCTCGACCTTCATGCGCAGTCAGGTGGCGGCGGTCTTCGGCACCACCATCATCACCATCCTCCCCGCCGTGCAGTTCTGTGGCTTGCTTGAACCCGTCTCGTCGCTCGAAGGCACCGGCGCGATGGTCGGCCGGATCTACCCGACCACCCATTTCCTGACCATCTGCCAGGGCACCTTCTCCAAGGCCCTTGGCTTCGCCGAGCTTTCCGGCTCGTTCCTCCCCCTCCTGATCGCCGCCCCCGTCCTGATCGGCCTGAGCGCGGCCTTGCTGAAGAAACAGGAGGCATGA
- a CDS encoding TetR/AcrR family transcriptional regulator encodes MSRSVVPPPKKLGSLFGFIISYIGEVTSATRRSLSDVSYIQGVADAMSVNYTDAMSVSRRATRKTKANAPQRSPRHHPDDAKRLITQSTLRFLWEYPFRELTVAKLMAGTSLSRPAFYQYFDDLHDLAESLLHEIESAMRQRANPWINGEGEPIAALRVALDGVIRSCIEHGPIIRAVAEAAPLDERLERAWSNFMKRWDDSVEARIKAQQREGLIAKTLDAKRTANALNALDAAVLISEFGRRPQGDPDATLDTLHNIWVGALYGRSPKQLRIPEQSGPTSTQKKRNTKPRS; translated from the coding sequence GTGTCGCGAAGCGTGGTTCCGCCGCCGAAGAAGCTGGGGTCGTTGTTTGGATTCATCATATCGTACATTGGTGAAGTCACCAGTGCCACCCGGCGCAGCCTGTCTGATGTTTCTTACATTCAGGGAGTTGCTGACGCGATGTCAGTAAACTATACTGACGCCATGTCAGTATCTCGTAGAGCAACTCGGAAGACCAAGGCCAACGCACCCCAACGCTCTCCCCGGCATCATCCCGACGATGCGAAGCGGCTTATCACTCAAAGCACGCTCCGGTTTCTTTGGGAATACCCATTCCGGGAACTTACCGTGGCCAAGCTCATGGCGGGGACTTCCCTTAGCCGCCCGGCGTTCTACCAGTATTTTGATGACCTGCATGACTTGGCTGAGTCCCTCCTCCACGAGATTGAGTCCGCGATGCGCCAGAGGGCCAACCCGTGGATCAACGGTGAGGGAGAGCCGATTGCGGCGCTGCGCGTGGCTCTTGATGGCGTGATTCGGTCTTGCATCGAACACGGACCCATCATTCGCGCAGTTGCCGAGGCGGCTCCACTCGACGAGCGTCTCGAACGGGCGTGGTCGAACTTTATGAAGCGTTGGGACGACTCGGTGGAGGCCCGGATCAAGGCCCAGCAGCGCGAGGGCCTAATCGCGAAGACGCTCGATGCGAAGCGGACCGCCAATGCGCTGAACGCCCTCGACGCAGCAGTCTTGATCTCCGAGTTCGGACGCCGACCTCAAGGCGATCCGGACGCCACGCTGGACACGCTTCACAACATCTGGGTGGGAGCGCTGTACGGCCGCTCGCCTAAACAATTACGAATACCAGAGCAATCAGGACCAACATCAACCCAAAAGAAACGCAACACCAAACCCAGGAGTTGA
- a CDS encoding DUF1254 domain-containing protein produces the protein MKITTFATLTAFVLASSAWAQPPKMKMTTPIPEGIATPDTLETSIGTLTGFDGVPDAKTTELVYEHLYRQRALSAYLNSIQIASMYAMEQGMREFGPPNTTVIQFADQMDSKALWLTPNTVSIYQGCWVELGDEPMVIETPPNVLGIIDDAWFQYVIDFGNAGPDNGKGGKFLLVREDYKGEIPEGYYVARTPTTGNWVIWRGFPVDGSTKPAVEATQKFVKFYPLSQKNNPPKLKFVNVSGTFNNTIHRMDFGYWEELNAQIQAETLMGLDPDIRGLLAEVGIEKGKTFDPTPKQKKILEDVAKIGAVTARALTARPKDDLAYVYPGELKWTNPFFANRYDFILDGKRLYDGRVYMHFYATGITPAMAARNVGKGSQYLIAYLDKDGNALDGGKTYKIHLPPDVPAKDFWSFTLYDNQTRSMLQTDQRFPGLDNLSKKDLKQNADGSYDIYFAPKPPKGFETNWIQTVPGKGWNTIFRLYGPLQSFYDKTWKPSDPELVE, from the coding sequence ATGAAAATCACAACGTTTGCAACACTGACTGCGTTTGTTCTCGCCTCGTCGGCGTGGGCACAGCCGCCAAAGATGAAGATGACCACACCGATTCCCGAGGGCATTGCGACGCCCGACACGCTGGAGACGTCGATCGGCACGCTGACGGGGTTCGACGGCGTGCCGGACGCCAAGACCACTGAACTGGTCTACGAGCACCTCTATCGGCAGCGAGCACTCAGTGCGTACCTGAACTCCATCCAGATCGCGTCGATGTACGCGATGGAGCAGGGCATGCGTGAGTTTGGACCGCCAAACACCACGGTGATCCAGTTTGCCGATCAGATGGATTCCAAGGCGCTGTGGCTGACGCCTAACACGGTGTCGATCTACCAGGGCTGCTGGGTGGAGCTTGGCGACGAGCCGATGGTGATCGAGACCCCGCCCAATGTCCTGGGCATCATTGACGATGCCTGGTTTCAGTACGTCATCGATTTTGGCAACGCCGGCCCGGACAATGGCAAGGGCGGCAAGTTCTTGCTCGTCCGCGAGGACTACAAGGGCGAGATTCCCGAGGGCTATTACGTCGCGCGAACCCCGACGACCGGCAACTGGGTGATCTGGCGCGGCTTCCCGGTGGACGGTTCGACCAAGCCCGCGGTGGAGGCGACGCAGAAGTTCGTCAAGTTCTACCCCCTTTCCCAGAAGAACAACCCGCCGAAGCTCAAGTTCGTCAACGTCTCCGGCACGTTCAACAACACCATCCACCGCATGGACTTCGGCTACTGGGAAGAACTCAACGCTCAGATCCAGGCCGAGACGTTGATGGGGCTCGACCCAGACATCCGAGGGCTGCTTGCCGAGGTTGGCATTGAGAAGGGCAAAACGTTCGATCCCACGCCGAAGCAGAAGAAGATCCTGGAGGATGTGGCCAAAATCGGTGCCGTGACCGCCCGGGCGCTTACCGCCCGGCCGAAGGATGACCTGGCGTACGTGTACCCGGGCGAGTTGAAGTGGACAAACCCGTTCTTCGCCAACCGCTACGACTTCATCCTCGATGGCAAACGCCTTTATGACGGTCGTGTCTACATGCACTTTTACGCGACCGGGATCACCCCGGCGATGGCGGCCAGGAACGTCGGCAAGGGGTCACAGTACCTCATCGCCTATCTCGACAAGGACGGCAACGCCCTCGATGGCGGCAAGACCTACAAGATTCATCTGCCGCCCGACGTGCCCGCGAAGGACTTCTGGTCGTTCACGCTCTACGACAACCAGACGCGTTCGATGCTTCAAACGGACCAACGGTTCCCCGGCCTCGACAACCTCAGCAAAAAGGACCTGAAGCAGAACGCGGATGGTTCCTACGACATTTACTTCGCTCCAAAGCCGCCGAAGGGCTTTGAGACCAACTGGATCCAAACCGTGCCCGGCAAGGGATGGAACACCATCTTCCGTCTTTATGGCCCACTTCAGTCGTTCTACGACAAGACTTGGAAGCCGAGCGATCCGGAGTTGGTGGAGTAG
- a CDS encoding TIGR03009 domain-containing protein: MRRIAPLIVGLLAALGPMAAAKGQATPSNPGQAPRPQTRAGASQTPPAPAIPGPARGATYDPSVQRASTPAPAQAPAQTQAQPAAPEQAPSDPELDAVLARWEQTSGKIETLYATFEQVDEMTIVGDRKVYKGAAYLRRPNLVVLQLEKQTGDEGEEKFVFDRRILANGGEVVEFDGPLRQITIFPLPKDAQQRALEEGPLPFLFRMNIEDFKRRYRANLMPPNQEGTHRIAIYPKIAADRDAFSVAVLILDAKTLQPKSIHTLAPNGKDKQNYYIKELKANVAIKPELFVWDSAKAQQAQKDGWRIVRNPDQPVVQPPPNEIGRQDGLEPIPR, translated from the coding sequence ATGCGACGGATCGCTCCCCTGATCGTCGGCCTCCTCGCCGCACTCGGCCCGATGGCCGCGGCCAAGGGCCAGGCGACCCCCTCGAATCCAGGCCAGGCCCCCCGCCCCCAGACCCGAGCCGGCGCGAGCCAGACTCCCCCTGCCCCGGCCATCCCCGGCCCGGCCCGAGGCGCCACCTATGATCCCTCGGTCCAGCGGGCCTCCACCCCAGCCCCGGCTCAGGCCCCGGCCCAAACTCAGGCTCAGCCCGCCGCTCCCGAGCAGGCCCCGAGCGACCCCGAACTCGACGCCGTCCTCGCCCGCTGGGAGCAGACCAGCGGCAAGATCGAGACCCTCTACGCCACCTTCGAGCAGGTCGACGAGATGACCATCGTCGGCGACCGCAAGGTCTACAAGGGGGCCGCCTACCTCCGCCGGCCGAACCTCGTCGTTCTGCAACTGGAGAAGCAGACCGGCGACGAGGGGGAAGAAAAATTCGTCTTCGACCGCCGCATCCTCGCCAACGGCGGCGAGGTGGTCGAGTTTGACGGCCCGCTCCGCCAGATCACCATCTTCCCCCTGCCCAAGGACGCCCAGCAGCGCGCCCTCGAAGAAGGCCCCCTGCCCTTCCTCTTTCGCATGAACATCGAGGACTTCAAGCGCCGCTACCGCGCCAACCTCATGCCGCCGAACCAGGAAGGCACCCACCGGATCGCCATCTACCCCAAGATCGCCGCCGACCGCGACGCCTTCTCCGTCGCCGTCCTGATCCTCGACGCCAAGACCCTCCAGCCGAAGAGCATCCACACCCTCGCCCCCAACGGCAAGGACAAGCAGAACTATTACATCAAGGAACTCAAAGCCAACGTCGCCATCAAGCCCGAGCTGTTCGTCTGGGACTCCGCCAAGGCCCAGCAGGCCCAGAAAGACGGCTGGCGGATCGTCCGCAACCCCGACCAGCCCGTCGTCCAGCCCCCTCCCAACGAAATCGGCCGCCAGGACGGGCTCGAACCCATCCCCCGCTAA
- a CDS encoding ABC transporter permease, with protein sequence MRADHIFQLGLKEFWSLARDPVMLALILFAFTGSVYSATRAMPETLNNAPIAIVDEDRSPLSLRIISAFRPPYFLPPRLVTQGEMDARMDAGLDTFALDIPPGFQDDVLAGRSPAIQLNVDATRMGQAFAGSGYVQTIVTREIDEFVQRYRAAPSVPIDLALRVRFNPNLTKSWFTALTKLIDQVTLLSIILTGAALLRERERGTIEHLLVMPVTPFEIMTSKVWAMGLVVLVACTCSLFVVVQGLLAVPLSGSIPLFLLGAAMNLFATTSMGIFMGTFARSMPQFGLLVILVLLPLQMLSGGSTPRESMPEWIQYVMLAAPSTHFVMLAQAILMRGAGLSVIWPQFLWLALIGSTFFGIALARFRHAIGTMA encoded by the coding sequence ATGCGAGCCGATCATATTTTCCAGCTTGGCCTCAAGGAATTCTGGAGCCTCGCCCGCGATCCGGTCATGCTCGCCCTGATTCTCTTTGCTTTCACCGGATCGGTCTACTCGGCCACCAGGGCCATGCCCGAGACGCTCAACAACGCCCCCATCGCCATCGTTGACGAGGACCGCTCTCCCCTCTCGCTGCGGATCATCAGCGCCTTCCGCCCCCCCTATTTCCTGCCGCCGAGGCTCGTGACCCAGGGCGAGATGGATGCCCGGATGGACGCCGGTCTCGACACCTTTGCCCTCGACATCCCCCCCGGCTTCCAGGACGACGTCCTTGCCGGCCGATCCCCGGCCATCCAGCTCAACGTCGATGCCACCCGCATGGGCCAGGCGTTCGCCGGCAGCGGCTACGTCCAGACGATCGTCACCCGGGAAATCGACGAGTTCGTTCAACGCTACCGCGCCGCTCCGTCCGTGCCGATCGACCTTGCCTTGCGCGTCCGCTTCAACCCGAACCTGACGAAGTCCTGGTTCACCGCCCTGACGAAGCTCATCGATCAGGTCACCTTGCTCTCGATCATCCTCACCGGCGCCGCCCTGCTCCGCGAACGCGAGCGCGGCACCATCGAGCACCTGCTGGTGATGCCCGTCACCCCCTTCGAGATCATGACGAGCAAGGTCTGGGCGATGGGCCTGGTCGTGCTCGTCGCCTGCACCTGCTCGCTGTTCGTCGTCGTTCAGGGGTTGCTGGCGGTCCCGCTCTCGGGGTCGATCCCCCTGTTCCTGCTCGGCGCGGCCATGAACCTGTTCGCCACCACGTCAATGGGGATCTTCATGGGCACCTTCGCCCGCTCGATGCCCCAGTTCGGCCTGTTGGTGATTCTCGTGCTCTTGCCCTTACAGATGCTCTCCGGCGGCTCGACCCCGCGCGAAAGTATGCCCGAGTGGATTCAGTATGTGATGCTCGCCGCTCCCTCGACCCATTTCGTCATGCTTGCGCAGGCCATCCTCATGCGCGGCGCCGGCCTCTCGGTCATCTGGCCCCAGTTCCTCTGGCTTGCCCTGATCGGTTCGACCTTCTTCGGCATCGCCCTCGCCCGCTTCCGCCACGCCATCGGCACAATGGCCTGA